Genomic DNA from Bacteroidetes Order II. bacterium:
TATCGTCCTTGTCTGAAATCAAGTCAAGTTTTGCAGTTGGTACAAACTTTTTGGCTTTTGTTTCTATGTCTGCAAGCAAACTTTCGGCTTTACCAAAGAAGTCGGGAAACTTTGCAAATTTTGGTCTTGATAGCACTTCGTAATACTCGGACATTAGTTCTTCGGATACCAAAGTAAGAACTTATCATCTATAAACAGTTCGTAAATAATTTTGTAAGGATGACTCCGTTGAATAAGCGAAGAAACAATAACATTGGTATCAATTACGATTTTTTGCATTTCTTACCGCCTTTACTTCTTCGTTTATCTCGTCCATAGTCATTGAAGATAGCCCGTATTTTTCGGCTAACTCTACGCACTTGTTTAGGTTTTGTCGCATCAACTCTCGGCTAATAAGTTCTACAAACTCAGTAAAAGTTAGACTATCCTTTCTTATACCAAATTTGTTAAACTCTATATCAGAGATGGAAATATTGAGTATTCTCATAATCCTTGCTTTTTTCCGAAATTTACGAAAAATTTTTTTATGTTTTCAAGTTTTTGTTCTCTGCATAGCCCACAACGTTTTGCGGCTTGGCGAAGGGCGGGATTTTTACCACAAATGTTCATACGAAGCACGAAACCCCGCCTTTTGCCAAACCGCTGTTAGCAGTAGTGTTTTTTTGTCCGTCTGTCATTTTGATAGTTTTAGAATTTTAAATGCTCCTTGTCCAACGATGAAAAATACAATTGTCCCAACGATAAGGTCTGGATACTTTGAGTTTGTCAAGTAAACAAGTCCACCTGCGACAATTACACCTAAATTTACAATTACGTCATTGGATGTAAAAATCATACTTGCCTGCATATGTGCTTCTTTGCTTTTACTTTTTTGCAGTAAATACAAACAAAGTCCGTTGCCA
This window encodes:
- a CDS encoding putative toxin-antitoxin system toxin component, PIN family yields the protein MSEYYEVLSRPKFAKFPDFFGKAESLLADIETKAKKFVPTAKLDLISDKDDNMILELADECSADFIITGNTNDFTFSAYKQTRIVSPKEYWENYTPE